The Oceanidesulfovibrio indonesiensis genomic sequence ACCACGGGGAAGACCACGATTTCGGCCTTGATGATTCCGCGCAGGCTGGTGCCGGTAAGTTCTATCTCCCGGAAGTGGACCGTGGCGTCGCCGTAGTTGTGTATGGGGATGGGTGCGTACCAGATTTCGATGCCCTGGTAGCCAAAGTACTTGGCGCCGGCTATGAAGCTCGCCTCGCGCACCAGGGGCAGGCTCACGAACTGGCCGGCTATGCCTTCCATGCGCGCCGAGATGTACGAGATGATCGGCGTGTACAAGAAGCCGTACACGACGAAAAAGTACCACGGGAAGTTGGGCACCAGGTACACGCACATGGCGATGTAAGCCAGTGTGGAGACGACGTAAATGGCTATTGAAACCCAGAAGTTGATGTCCCCGCGGTCCCTTGGCGGGTTGAAGAGCAGAGAGAAATCCAGTGTGCCCGAGACGCCGCGGAAAGATTTGATCACGTGGTAGATGCCGATCACGCCGATGGCCAGACCAAGGCCGATGCCGAAGCTCATGTAAAAATCGAAGTTGTTGGCGAATACCGTTTCCACGGTGGCCATGCCCTGGTGCCAGCGGTGCAGGATTCCGAAATCGTACAGAATGGGGTTGGCGATGATGGTGATGATGAGTCCCACCAGTCCGCCGATGACAGCCCAGAACGGCAGCACCATGCCGATGAACACAAGTCCAAGATCAAGCTGCAGGCCAGTGGCCACGGCCGGCAGCGCGTCCTCCGTGTACTGGGTCAGCTCGATCCACGGTATGGGAATAAGCCGGATGGGCTCGGTGAACAGCAATCCGGACAAGGCCGGCAACAGCACGTAGATCGAGCCGAAAAGCAGCCCGATGACCCCGCCGATGGAGAATATTCGCCACTTCCAGCCGGTTTTCTTATCCTCCGTGGACTCCGCCAGGGCCATGGTGCCCAGAGCGGCCACCGGCGCCATGGGGAACGGCAGCTTTTCCACATCCGATGTGATGCGGTACAGGGCGTAGCCAAGCCCGAAGTGGTCGATTCGCTGGATGAGCTGCGACCCCACGAGCAGCAATATGGGTATGAGCCAGTCGCGATGGAAGAATGTCCGCTCCAGCAGGGAGTCGGACCCGGGCTGAGGCGCGATCCATGTGGGAATGTACTCTGTGATCCCCAGCATCTTGGCCGCGTCGGACTGCACGAGATACTGGTTCCATAGAAGGCCAGAAAACGGTGAGGCAAGCGCGGCGCCTGCCATGTAATAGAGCAGGAATATCTCCTGCTGCTTGAGCTCGGTGTAGGACCGCTTGGCGATCTCGGCGAAGAGGATGATGGTGACCCAGCGGGCGGCAGGGCCGATGCCCTGGCCGATAACGAGCTGGAGATACATCGACCCCGGCATCATCAAAAAGCCGATGAACACGGCGCCGACGATGGTCTTCCAGTCGAAGCCTTCTTCAAATTTGTCGGGTGGCTGTAGTAAGTCCCGATATTCTTTGAGTTCTTTGTCGTCGTACATGATTTACGCCGGGAATACCTGGTAGCTCATGCCTGTTATCATTCCGATGATCGCATACAAGCCGCCCATGAGGAAGTCGGCGAGGATGAAGCCCAGGAACACATTGCGCACCTTGCGGAACAGCGCCGTGCCGCCGTAGTGCAGGCACAGGTGGTTGCACAGCCAGCCCACGAAGAAGCTGAACCAGAGGATATCCATGGCCGAACTGTACGCCATGAGGTAGCCGAGGGGGTGGATGGGCCACCACACGAAGCGGTAATAGCCCAGCACGAGGACGAGCATCACGGCCGCGCCCACGAGAGAGAAGTTGATGATCCAGCGCGAGCCCTCAGAAGGCACTTCCACCAGCCGTTGCGCGCTCTCGTACATGGTGAGGGTGGTGCGTGAGGCCCAGTCCAGACGAAGGTCGCGGATGCCATACTTGTGGGCGAGGTACAGCATGGCCAGAAAGCTCACCGCCACGGCAGCCGTGAGCATCACCACCAGACCCAGAAAGAACAGCCGCCGCGCTTTGACCTCCTCGCCCACCTTGGAGGCGTGGAACAGCGAGGGCATGAGGGATTCCCGAAGGTCCAGGAACAGCATTTTCTGCATCACCATGGCCACCACAAGGCCGACTCCGCCGAAGAATTTGGAACCGAAGGCTGCAAGCGTGCCGTCCAGCGGCGCCGCCGTGAGCGTGAAGTAGGGCACGCCGCCCTGGCACACGATGCGGCTGGCCACGATGCTGAAGGCGAACAGGACAATGGGCGTGACGATTGCCGGCAGCGGCGGCATGCCGAACACCCAGCACCACACGGACAGCAGTGCAAGCCCCAGCACCGCGCCCCAGAAGGCCAGCGGCGCCGGGAACCATTCTGCGGAGTGCTCGTCCAGACCGCGGTCTTCCAGGGTTCCCTGTTCGGCCGAGTCCACTTTTCCCCGCAGGCCCACGCTGCGCAGGATCACGTAGCCGAAGTGCTGCCGGCCAAGCCAGACGAGGAAGAAAAAGAAAACCACGGTGGCGCCTATGACCTGCGCTTCTTCCGGCCGGGCCATGCTGGGACCGAAGGTGGTCCCCAGGGCGGCGGCCGGCACCTGGATGCCGATGGCCGACAGCAGGCCGAAGGACAACCCGCCCAGCAGAAAGAAGAACCAGAAGCTGAAGGATATCTGCCGCGTGGTCAGGAAGGCGAAACCGATGAACGCCGGATAGATGTATATCTTCAGGTTGTGGTAGCCGGAAAAGAGCCCGAACTTGGGGAAGTACGTGCCGGCAATGAACAGGGTGGGAAGCCGGGGCACCGACGGGTAGTAGAAGTTCAGCCCGTTCACCGTGTGCAAAAAGACCACCAGGACGAGGCCCATGAGCAGGTACTTGTTGCCCAGGAACTTGCCGAATGCGCCTTCATCAAAGCTCTCGGCCATCATCTGCGGCAACCGCAGCAGCGGGAAGTTGACCCGTTCGTTGACCACCCACTGGTTGCCGAAGAGGTTCACCAGACACAGCATCACACCGTAGCACAACAGGATGAACAGCCCCCAGGTGATGAGCGGCGGAAGCCACACGCCCCAGGGCACGTTGACGAGGACCTCGAAAATGCCCATGTCGCGGCCGTTCTCCAGGCCGTTGAACAGGGTTTCGATGGCGGCCGGGTCGGCCGGATACCAGCTTTGGGGGAGCAGTGGATGCAGCACCTCCTCCCAGCGGTTGGCAGCGTTGGCGAAGTAGTGTGGAGCTGTGACGTTGAAGAAGAACGTACGCGCCAGACCCGTGTACGAAATGCCCGAGACAACCACCATGAGAATCCAGGTAACGAGCATCTCGATGCCGGTGAGCAGCTTGTATCCTTTGAACAGCCGCGCGACCACGGCGGAGATCATGAACAGCCAGGAGACGATGAAGAACGGCGCAAGCGGAAAGTGCCCGCCGCCCAGAGGAGTGCCGCCGAGATAGACGTTGAAGTACGGTGTGATGGCCGTGATGCCCAGGCCGAAGCCGGCGCCGAGCAGCAGGGAACGGAGTCGAATGGGCCGTGTCATGCCGTTTCACCTTCGCCGCTGAAACCGTGCTCTGGTTGCCAGCCCTCGCTTTTGCGCAGCTTTTCGCGCAACTCCTCCTCGTAGCTCATGCGCGCCTTCTCCTCCAGAGAACGCCATACGAGCAGCTGTTTGCGCAAGGCGTTGAGGAAGGACTTGCTCAGGTTCCTCCAGACGGTGTGCTCGCCCGCCTCGCGGTAGAGATGGACCTTGATCTGCCGGAATCCGGGATAGTCCTCTGCCGGACAGAAAACCAGGGTCACGCGCTGGCGCACGCCGAAATCGAACGGCGCGAGCCATGTGCGCATGGTCATGGTGAAGCAGACGTCCTCGTCGCTGGACAGCTCCCTTGCAAATTCGGGCAGATCCTTGCTCGTGGTGAACTCGTAGTCCATGTCCGCGCTGGAGAAAAGCCCGTGCGAAATGTCTCTGTGCGCTTCGTAGTAGTCCAGCAGGAATCCGCCGGCCGTGCCCAGTTCGCTTGTCTTCACCAGGAAGGGCAGGGTCACGGTGAGCTCGTTGCCCTTGGGGTCGGGCATGGTCCAGGAGCGGTTCACGTCCGGTATGGCGATATTGGCCGCCACCCGGGAGGGATAGATGACCGAAATGAGCACCACGGCCATCACGAGCAGCATCGCGGCCACGCCGGCCATGGACGAGTAGTTGGCGGTCATGCCGGCCCAGATGGGTGTGCCGGCCAGGAATCCGGCCGCCGTCTGCGCTCCCAGGTAGCCGAGCACCACGCTTATCACCGCAAAGGCCAGAGACTCCGCCACGAACAGGAACGAAACATGCGAAGGCGCCAGCCCCACCGAGGTGTAGACCGCGATTTCCCCTTTGCGCTCATATACTGAGCCGATCATGGTGTTGAGCACGATGAGCACGGAGATGACGAGCGGAATGATGATGTTGGGCACGCCGGAGTATGATATCTGGTCCGCGGCGAAGTAGAGGGCCGTGCCTTCGTCGTCGCCCACGAAGAGCATGAGGCCGAAGCGGTCCGAAAGCCACCTGCCCAGTTCGGTCACGTCCTGGCTCTCGTGGGGTTTGAGCGCGATGCCCTTGAGCCGGCCGCCGCCGCCCAGTCCGCCGCCGCCTTTGGTGATGGCGAGAAGGGCGGTGTGGTACATGACGACCACCTGCTCTGCCGGGATGTGCTCGTACCGGCCCTGGAAGCTCATGAGATCCTCGCCGGACTCGAAGGTGTCCGCCTCCACCTGGGCCACGTCCATGAAGGATTCGGACGGATAGATGACGGGCGTGATGGGTTCGCCGTCCAGGTCGCGATACCGCTCGTACTCCGCGGCGTCGAAACAGCCAACCACTTCGAAGTCCATGCCCCATATCTCCAC encodes the following:
- a CDS encoding peptide transporter — its product is MYDDKELKEYRDLLQPPDKFEEGFDWKTIVGAVFIGFLMMPGSMYLQLVIGQGIGPAARWVTIILFAEIAKRSYTELKQQEIFLLYYMAGAALASPFSGLLWNQYLVQSDAAKMLGITEYIPTWIAPQPGSDSLLERTFFHRDWLIPILLLVGSQLIQRIDHFGLGYALYRITSDVEKLPFPMAPVAALGTMALAESTEDKKTGWKWRIFSIGGVIGLLFGSIYVLLPALSGLLFTEPIRLIPIPWIELTQYTEDALPAVATGLQLDLGLVFIGMVLPFWAVIGGLVGLIITIIANPILYDFGILHRWHQGMATVETVFANNFDFYMSFGIGLGLAIGVIGIYHVIKSFRGVSGTLDFSLLFNPPRDRGDINFWVSIAIYVVSTLAYIAMCVYLVPNFPWYFFVVYGFLYTPIISYISARMEGIAGQFVSLPLVREASFIAGAKYFGYQGIEIWYAPIPIHNYGDATVHFREIELTGTSLRGIIKAEIVVFPVVMIASLLFSQFLWRLAPIPSGSYPYAQELWHLQALNGLLLQTSTLEGNSLFFQALSMETLSAGLGFGLLIYFLLNLFGLPVLLVYGVVRGLGQSTPHGVILEVVGALVGRFYFFKKYGKNWRHYAPVLLAGFSCGMGLAGMFAMGCTLILKSLGRLAY
- a CDS encoding DUF6785 family protein, encoding MTRPIRLRSLLLGAGFGLGITAITPYFNVYLGGTPLGGGHFPLAPFFIVSWLFMISAVVARLFKGYKLLTGIEMLVTWILMVVVSGISYTGLARTFFFNVTAPHYFANAANRWEEVLHPLLPQSWYPADPAAIETLFNGLENGRDMGIFEVLVNVPWGVWLPPLITWGLFILLCYGVMLCLVNLFGNQWVVNERVNFPLLRLPQMMAESFDEGAFGKFLGNKYLLMGLVLVVFLHTVNGLNFYYPSVPRLPTLFIAGTYFPKFGLFSGYHNLKIYIYPAFIGFAFLTTRQISFSFWFFFLLGGLSFGLLSAIGIQVPAAALGTTFGPSMARPEEAQVIGATVVFFFFLVWLGRQHFGYVILRSVGLRGKVDSAEQGTLEDRGLDEHSAEWFPAPLAFWGAVLGLALLSVWCWVFGMPPLPAIVTPIVLFAFSIVASRIVCQGGVPYFTLTAAPLDGTLAAFGSKFFGGVGLVVAMVMQKMLFLDLRESLMPSLFHASKVGEEVKARRLFFLGLVVMLTAAVAVSFLAMLYLAHKYGIRDLRLDWASRTTLTMYESAQRLVEVPSEGSRWIINFSLVGAAVMLVLVLGYYRFVWWPIHPLGYLMAYSSAMDILWFSFFVGWLCNHLCLHYGGTALFRKVRNVFLGFILADFLMGGLYAIIGMITGMSYQVFPA